The following coding sequences lie in one Oryctolagus cuniculus chromosome 7, mOryCun1.1, whole genome shotgun sequence genomic window:
- the PLA2G2F gene encoding group IIF secretory phospholipase A2 gives MADGAQANHKGFRKKVLVRQPSGRRGPSPAAASPPRTSRSGLGMKRFLTISILASSVLSTAHGSLLNLKSMVETITGRNAILSFVGYGCYCGLGGRGQPMDEVDWCCHAHDCCYQKVFDQGCRPYVDHYDYTIENSTEILCSELNETECDKQTCECDKSVVLCLQKQIYRDQYRGYLNIYCQGRTPSCSIYDPPPEEVACGLGFLPTPAPP, from the exons aTGGCAGATGGGGCGCAGGCCAACCACAAAGGGTTCAGGAAGAAGGTGCTGGTTAGACAGCCCTCTGGGCGGAGGGGCCCAAGCCCTGCGGCCGCTTCTCCTCCGAGAACCTCCAG GTCCGGCCTGGGCATGAAGAGGTTCCTCACCATCAGCATCCTGGCCAGCAGCG TTCTGTCCACTGCCCACGGCAGCCTGCTGAACCTCAAGTCCATGGTGGAAACCATCACGGGAAGAAACGCCATCCTGTCCTTCGTGGGCTACGGCTGCTACTGTGGGCTGGGCGGCCGCGGGCAGCCCATGGACGAGGTAGACTG GTGCTGCCACGCCCACGACTGCTGCTACCAGAAGGTCTTTGACCAAGGCTGCCGGCCCTACGTGGACCACTATGACTACACCATCGAGAACAGCACTGAGATCCTGTGCA GCGAGCTCAACGAGACCGAGTGTGACAAGCAGACGTGCGAGTGTGACAAGAGCGTGGTTCTGTGCCTGCAGAAGCAGATCTACAGGGATCAGTACCGCGGCTACCTCAACATCTACTGCCAGGGCCGCACGCCCAGCTGCAGCATCTACGACCCGCCGCCCGAGGAGGTGGCCTGCGGGCTGGGCttcctgcccacccctgccccgccctAG